In the genome of Pseudomonas sp. P5_109, one region contains:
- a CDS encoding PaaI family thioesterase: MSESLKDQLQKAHEQGDYASLLDLIPYARLIGVECSRVGDELLFKLPANKDNIGNPLLPAIHGGVIAGFMELAAALHLLVFTGSPGVPKIIDFSLDYLRAGQFRDTWARCQVWRQGRRVANVAITAWQSTEAEPIATARAHFKLEEPLKS, encoded by the coding sequence ATGAGCGAGTCTTTGAAGGACCAACTGCAAAAGGCCCACGAGCAGGGCGATTACGCCTCGCTGCTGGATTTGATTCCCTATGCCCGGCTGATCGGCGTCGAATGTTCACGGGTGGGAGATGAGTTGCTGTTCAAGCTGCCAGCGAACAAGGACAACATTGGAAACCCTTTGTTACCGGCTATTCATGGCGGTGTGATCGCCGGTTTCATGGAATTGGCCGCCGCGTTGCACCTGTTGGTGTTTACCGGGTCGCCCGGGGTGCCGAAGATTATCGACTTCTCTCTGGACTACCTGCGTGCCGGGCAGTTTCGCGATACCTGGGCCCGATGCCAGGTCTGGCGCCAGGGTCGCCGGGTCGCCAACGTGGCGATTACCGCCTGGCAAAGCACCGAAGCCGAGCCCATTGCCACTGCCCGTGCCCATTTCAAACTCGAAGAGCCCTTGAAATCCTGA
- the htpG gene encoding molecular chaperone HtpG produces MSVETQKETLGFQTEVKQLLHLMIHSLYSNKEIFLRELISNASDAVDKLRFEALAKPELLEGGAELKIRVSFDKDAKTVTLEDNGIGMSREDAITHLGTIAKSGTADFMKHLSGDQKKDSHLIGQFGVGFYSAFIVADKVDVYSRRAGASASEGVHWSSKGEGDFEVATVDKADRGTRIVLHLKSGEDEFADGWRLRNIIKKYSDHIALPIELPKEVAAAEGEEKPAVEWETVNRASALWTRPRTEIKDEEYQEFYKHIAHDFENPLSWSHNKVEGKLEYSSLLYVPTRAPFDLYQREAPKGLKLYVQRVFVMDQAESFLPLYLRFIKGVVDSNDLSLNVSREILQKDPIIDSMKSALTKRVLDMLEKLAKNEPEQYKGFWKNFGQVMKEGPAEDFANKEKIAGLLRFASTNGDDGEQVVGLTEYLTRAKEGQDKIYYLTGETYAQVKNSPHLEVFRKKGIEVLLLTDRIDEWLMSYLSDFDGKSFVDVARGDLDLGNLDSEEDKKAAEEVAKAKEGLVERLKAALGESVAEVRVSHRLTDSPAILAIGEQDLGLQMRQILEASGQKVPDSKPIFEFNPAHPLIEKLDNEQSDERFGDLSHILFDQAALAAGDSLKDPAAYVRRLNKLLIELSA; encoded by the coding sequence ATGAGTGTGGAAACTCAAAAGGAAACCCTGGGCTTCCAGACCGAGGTGAAGCAACTGCTGCACCTCATGATCCATTCGCTGTATTCCAACAAGGAAATTTTCCTTCGCGAATTGATCTCGAACGCCTCTGACGCTGTCGACAAGTTACGTTTCGAAGCCCTGGCCAAGCCAGAGCTGCTGGAAGGTGGCGCCGAACTGAAAATCCGCGTGAGCTTCGACAAGGACGCTAAAACCGTCACCCTCGAAGACAACGGTATCGGCATGAGCCGCGAAGACGCGATCACCCACCTGGGTACCATCGCCAAGTCCGGCACCGCCGATTTCATGAAACACCTGAGCGGCGACCAGAAGAAAGACTCGCACCTGATCGGCCAGTTCGGTGTCGGTTTCTACTCCGCGTTCATCGTCGCCGATAAAGTCGACGTGTACAGCCGTCGTGCCGGCGCCTCAGCCAGCGAAGGCGTGCACTGGTCGTCCAAGGGCGAAGGTGATTTCGAAGTTGCGACCGTCGACAAGGCCGACCGCGGCACTCGCATCGTCCTGCACCTGAAATCCGGCGAAGACGAATTTGCCGATGGCTGGCGCCTGCGCAACATCATCAAGAAGTACTCCGACCACATCGCCTTGCCGATCGAGCTGCCGAAAGAAGTGGCTGCTGCCGAAGGTGAAGAGAAGCCGGCCGTTGAGTGGGAAACCGTCAACCGCGCCAGCGCCCTGTGGACCCGTCCGCGTACCGAGATCAAGGACGAGGAATACCAGGAGTTCTACAAGCACATCGCTCACGATTTCGAAAACCCGCTGAGCTGGAGCCACAACAAGGTCGAAGGCAAGCTCGAATACAGCTCGCTGCTGTACGTGCCGACCCGCGCTCCGTTCGACCTGTACCAGCGTGAAGCGCCGAAAGGCCTGAAGCTGTACGTACAGCGTGTGTTCGTCATGGATCAGGCCGAGTCCTTCCTGCCGCTGTACCTGCGCTTCATCAAAGGCGTGGTCGACTCCAATGACCTGTCGCTGAACGTGTCGCGGGAAATCCTGCAGAAAGACCCGATTATCGACTCGATGAAATCGGCGCTGACCAAGCGCGTTCTGGACATGCTGGAAAAACTGGCGAAGAACGAGCCAGAGCAATACAAGGGCTTCTGGAAAAACTTCGGTCAGGTCATGAAAGAAGGCCCGGCAGAAGATTTCGCCAACAAGGAAAAAATCGCCGGTCTGCTGCGTTTCGCATCGACCAACGGCGACGATGGCGAGCAGGTTGTCGGCCTGACCGAGTACCTGACGCGCGCCAAGGAAGGTCAGGACAAGATCTACTACCTGACCGGCGAAACCTACGCCCAAGTCAAAAACAGCCCGCACCTGGAAGTCTTCCGCAAGAAAGGCATCGAAGTGCTGCTGCTGACCGACCGCATCGACGAGTGGCTGATGAGCTACCTCAGCGATTTCGACGGCAAGAGCTTCGTCGACGTGGCGCGCGGTGACCTGGACCTGGGCAACCTGGACTCGGAAGAGGACAAGAAAGCCGCGGAAGAAGTCGCCAAGGCCAAAGAAGGTCTGGTCGAGCGTCTGAAGGCCGCGCTGGGCGAATCCGTTGCGGAAGTCCGGGTGTCCCATCGCCTGACCGATTCCCCGGCGATCCTGGCCATCGGCGAGCAGGACCTTGGCTTGCAGATGCGTCAGATCCTGGAAGCCAGCGGTCAGAAGGTTCCTGATTCGAAGCCGATCTTCGAATTCAACCCGGCTCACCCGCTGATCGAGAAGCTCGACAACGAGCAGAGCGACGAGCGCTTCGGCGACCTGTCGCACATCCTCTTCGATCAGGCGGCCCTGGCGGCCGGTGACAGCTTGAAGGACCCGGCGGCCTATGTGCGCCGTCTGAACAAGCTGTTGATCGAGTTGTCGGCTTAA
- a CDS encoding dienelactone hydrolase family protein has protein sequence MSQITVRSVAYQIDGQAYESRLAFDADHKGPRPGLLMAPNWMGVSAGAEEIAKSVAAKGYVVLIADLYGQAVRPTNNDEAGAAMMPLKNDRALLRKRMQVAFEQLQGQGEAAVDTSKLATYGFCFGGCCALEFSRTGAPVKAAVSFHGTLDTPNPADAKNIKGKVLVLHGASDPLVPKEQLPAFEDEMNAAGVDWQLLSYGGAFHSFTDPHANVPGMMMYDAKVAARAFTSMHNLLDEVFKG, from the coding sequence ATGAGCCAAATCACTGTACGTTCCGTTGCCTATCAGATTGATGGCCAGGCTTACGAAAGCCGTCTGGCCTTCGACGCCGACCATAAAGGCCCGCGTCCGGGTTTGTTGATGGCGCCGAACTGGATGGGCGTCAGCGCCGGTGCCGAGGAGATCGCCAAGTCCGTGGCAGCCAAAGGCTATGTGGTGCTGATCGCGGACCTTTATGGTCAAGCGGTTCGCCCGACGAACAATGACGAGGCGGGCGCGGCAATGATGCCGTTGAAGAATGACCGTGCGTTGCTGCGCAAGCGCATGCAGGTGGCATTCGAGCAGTTGCAGGGTCAGGGCGAGGCGGCAGTGGATACGTCGAAGCTGGCGACCTACGGTTTCTGCTTCGGCGGTTGCTGTGCCCTGGAGTTCTCCCGTACCGGCGCGCCAGTGAAGGCCGCGGTGTCGTTCCACGGCACGCTGGATACGCCGAACCCGGCTGATGCGAAAAACATCAAGGGTAAGGTGCTGGTACTGCACGGCGCTTCCGATCCACTGGTGCCGAAGGAGCAGTTGCCAGCGTTCGAGGATGAAATGAACGCGGCCGGTGTCGACTGGCAGTTGCTGAGTTACGGCGGTGCGTTCCACTCGTTCACCGACCCGCATGCGAATGTGCCGGGGATGATGATGTACGACGCCAAGGTCGCTGCCCGGGCATTCACGTCGATGCATAACCTGCTGGATGAAGTGTTCAAGGGTTGA
- a CDS encoding pirin family protein gives MNTPLVIRPRTEDVEGQPILRPLPSAKCRSVGPFVFFDHMLETRYPPGKGMNIRQHPHIGLSTLTYLFQGQIQHKDSLGSDQVVGTGDVSWMTAGSAIAHVERTPAALKESGFTMHGLQIWLASPKDKEQGPGHYSHHPAATLPVSENLGVKIRMIAGSGFCLESPVPVLSPTLYAELHLQTATTLLIPTEHEERALYVLSGDVQLDGEPLQPHSLVVLPAGEEMTLFAESDSHAVLFGGAALDGPRRINWNFVASDPAAIDEARRRWAAGDWPTVPGEVERIELP, from the coding sequence ATGAACACTCCGCTCGTGATCCGCCCCCGCACCGAAGATGTCGAAGGCCAACCGATTCTGCGCCCGTTGCCATCCGCCAAGTGCCGCAGCGTCGGGCCATTCGTGTTTTTCGACCACATGCTGGAAACCCGTTACCCACCGGGCAAGGGTATGAACATTCGCCAGCATCCACACATTGGCCTGTCCACCCTCACCTACCTGTTCCAGGGGCAAATCCAGCACAAGGACAGCCTCGGCTCCGATCAAGTGGTCGGGACTGGCGACGTCAGCTGGATGACGGCCGGCAGCGCCATCGCCCACGTCGAACGCACGCCCGCGGCCCTGAAAGAAAGCGGTTTCACGATGCACGGCTTGCAGATCTGGCTGGCATCGCCCAAGGACAAAGAACAAGGTCCCGGGCATTACAGCCACCATCCAGCGGCCACCTTGCCGGTCAGCGAAAACCTGGGGGTGAAGATTCGCATGATCGCCGGGTCAGGCTTTTGCCTGGAATCACCAGTACCTGTGCTGTCTCCTACGCTGTACGCGGAACTGCACCTGCAAACGGCGACGACATTGCTCATCCCCACCGAGCATGAAGAACGGGCGCTGTATGTGTTGAGCGGTGACGTGCAACTGGATGGCGAGCCGCTTCAGCCGCATTCGCTGGTGGTGCTGCCTGCCGGGGAAGAAATGACTCTGTTTGCTGAAAGCGACAGTCACGCCGTGCTGTTTGGCGGCGCTGCGCTGGACGGACCACGGCGGATCAACTGGAATTTTGTCGCGAGCGATCCGGCGGCGATTGATGAAGCACGCCGGCGCTGGGCGGCCGGGGATTGGCCGACGGTGCCGGGGGAAGTTGAGAGGATCGAATTGCCCTGA
- a CDS encoding OsmC family protein — MTVTVNTVSAEGLRHSVQIDEHELFADAPVTAGGEGSAPEPHDYFDAALGACKALTLKMYARKKDIPLTGVGVEVKRDNSLEQKGQYVLHVKLTLKGVLTDAQREELHRVADRCPIHKLMTTSEVSIETHLSEGPFSQ, encoded by the coding sequence ATGACTGTCACCGTCAACACTGTCTCCGCCGAAGGTTTGCGCCACAGCGTCCAAATCGATGAACACGAACTCTTCGCCGACGCGCCCGTCACGGCCGGCGGTGAAGGCTCGGCGCCGGAGCCTCACGATTATTTCGATGCCGCGCTGGGTGCCTGCAAAGCCCTGACCCTGAAAATGTATGCGAGGAAGAAAGACATCCCGTTGACCGGAGTCGGCGTCGAGGTCAAGCGCGACAACAGCCTGGAGCAGAAAGGCCAGTACGTGCTTCACGTCAAACTGACCCTCAAGGGCGTACTCACCGACGCCCAGCGCGAAGAACTGCACCGCGTGGCCGATCGTTGCCCGATCCACAAGCTGATGACCACGTCTGAAGTCAGCATCGAAACGCATTTGTCCGAAGGACCGTTCAGCCAATAG
- a CDS encoding DUF4225 domain-containing protein encodes MNETSCDIHDVTRAASDLVAAGCSIGMTHIPDGMERLRFGSIVSAYADEIIQAVDEGVISAWEGLQQIGAEHAELISKSLFYTQNGINILAGGAQIKAGVVVTGASWGVGIIPGTLLVSHGANNIAEGAANIYNGPDMPATQGPIRRGYQALFRDSYSGNMAYYTTDLILSGYGMFRVVRKPGSVQFFRFDPISNERSYQQTGRLALLFEGLVDSITLSAIYEENQSTLNNP; translated from the coding sequence ATGAATGAAACTTCCTGTGATATTCATGACGTGACCAGAGCGGCGTCAGATTTAGTTGCAGCTGGCTGCAGCATAGGCATGACGCACATCCCTGATGGCATGGAGCGGCTACGATTTGGATCGATTGTATCTGCCTATGCTGATGAAATTATTCAGGCCGTTGATGAGGGCGTGATAAGCGCATGGGAAGGGCTGCAGCAGATCGGGGCTGAACATGCGGAGCTAATATCCAAGTCACTTTTTTATACTCAAAACGGCATCAATATTCTAGCAGGAGGCGCACAGATTAAAGCAGGGGTAGTGGTTACAGGTGCATCTTGGGGAGTCGGAATTATACCTGGCACACTTCTAGTCAGTCATGGGGCTAACAATATCGCCGAAGGTGCGGCCAATATTTATAACGGCCCAGACATGCCTGCCACTCAAGGACCTATTCGGCGCGGCTATCAGGCGTTATTTAGGGATAGCTACAGCGGCAATATGGCGTACTACACAACAGACTTGATCTTGTCGGGTTACGGAATGTTCAGAGTTGTGCGAAAACCAGGCTCTGTACAGTTTTTTCGATTTGACCCTATTAGTAATGAGCGGAGCTATCAGCAAACTGGGAGGCTGGCTTTGCTCTTTGAAGGATTAGTTGACTCGATCACATTGAGCGCCATTTACGAAGAAAACCAATCAACACTTAATAATCCATAA
- a CDS encoding Hcp family type VI secretion system effector yields the protein MASHSYMSITGKHQGKISAGCSGQSSIGNKCQFGHQDEIMVLAFSHDMVAGNDGSITGGRGKHMPIMITKAIDKSSPLLASALHGGEELDCTINLYRTASTGGQERYYSIRLTGARIAHISQQVPHAIRMNDAEPQELVSIRYRDIVWAHIPGATSAYSSWMNDNE from the coding sequence ATGGCGAGCCATAGCTACATGAGTATTACCGGTAAGCATCAAGGGAAGATTTCTGCCGGCTGCTCAGGCCAAAGTTCTATCGGCAATAAGTGCCAATTCGGTCATCAGGACGAAATCATGGTGCTGGCTTTTTCGCATGATATGGTTGCAGGCAATGACGGAAGCATTACCGGTGGTCGCGGTAAACACATGCCTATCATGATAACCAAAGCCATCGACAAATCATCACCACTGCTGGCGAGCGCACTGCATGGTGGTGAAGAATTGGACTGCACCATCAATTTATACAGGACTGCCTCGACTGGAGGGCAAGAACGGTATTATTCCATTCGCCTCACAGGGGCGCGTATTGCACATATCAGTCAGCAGGTACCCCATGCAATTCGCATGAATGATGCCGAGCCGCAAGAGTTGGTATCTATTCGATATAGAGATATTGTTTGGGCGCACATTCCGGGAGCAACAAGCGCTTACAGTAGCTGGATGAATGATAATGAATGA
- a CDS encoding DUF3108 domain-containing protein, producing the protein MRRALLFACALLALPFAQAADLQPFSASYTADWKQLPMSGTAERSLEKTSDGKWKLSFKASMMIASLSEESTLTLDKDTLLPESYHFERGGLGKAKKSDLDFDWNTKMITGTDRGDAVKLPLNRGMVDKSTYQLALQHDVAAGKKTMSYQVVDGGEVDTYDFRVLGSEKVDTKAGQIDAIKVERVRDPTQSKRITVMWFAKDWDYLLVRLQQVENDGKEYNIMLLDGTVNGKAVKGS; encoded by the coding sequence ATGCGTCGCGCCCTGCTCTTCGCTTGCGCTCTGCTCGCCTTGCCCTTCGCCCAGGCGGCAGACCTTCAACCCTTCTCCGCCAGCTACACCGCCGACTGGAAACAGCTGCCCATGAGCGGCACCGCCGAGCGCAGCCTGGAAAAAACCAGCGACGGTAAATGGAAACTGAGTTTCAAGGCGTCGATGATGATCGCCAGCCTGTCCGAGGAAAGCACCCTGACCCTGGACAAGGACACGCTGCTTCCAGAGTCCTACCACTTTGAACGTGGCGGCTTGGGCAAGGCAAAGAAATCGGACCTGGATTTCGACTGGAACACCAAGATGATCACCGGCACCGATCGCGGTGACGCCGTCAAGCTCCCCCTCAACCGTGGCATGGTCGACAAATCAACCTACCAGTTGGCGCTGCAACACGATGTCGCCGCTGGCAAGAAGACCATGAGCTATCAAGTGGTCGACGGCGGCGAAGTCGACACTTATGACTTCCGCGTATTGGGTTCGGAAAAAGTCGACACCAAGGCTGGCCAGATCGATGCGATCAAGGTTGAGCGCGTGCGCGACCCAACGCAAAGCAAACGCATCACCGTGATGTGGTTCGCCAAGGACTGGGATTACCTGCTGGTCCGCCTGCAACAGGTCGAAAACGACGGCAAGGAGTACAACATCATGCTCCTGGACGGCACGGTCAACGGTAAGGCTGTCAAAGGCAGCTGA
- the purN gene encoding phosphoribosylglycinamide formyltransferase, with protein sequence MSQTCDVVVLLSGTGSNLQALIDSTRTGDSPVRIAAVISNRADAYGLQRARDAGIDTRTLDHKAFEGREAFDAALIELIDAFNPKLVVLAGFMRILSAGFVRHYQGRLLNIHPSLLPKYKGLHTHQRALEAGDTEHGCSVHFVTEELDGGPLVVQAVIPVELQDSPQSLAQRVHVQEHLIYPLAVRWFAEGRLALGEQGALLDGQILAASGHLIRN encoded by the coding sequence ATGTCTCAGACCTGTGATGTGGTGGTGCTGTTGTCCGGCACCGGCAGTAACTTGCAGGCCCTGATCGACAGCACGCGGACCGGCGACAGCCCGGTCCGCATCGCCGCGGTGATTTCCAACCGCGCCGACGCCTACGGCCTGCAACGCGCCAGGGACGCGGGTATCGACACCCGCACCCTGGATCATAAGGCTTTCGAAGGCCGCGAGGCCTTCGACGCCGCGCTGATCGAACTGATCGACGCCTTCAACCCCAAACTCGTGGTACTGGCCGGATTCATGCGCATTCTCAGCGCTGGCTTCGTACGCCACTACCAGGGTCGCCTGCTCAATATCCATCCCTCGCTGCTACCCAAATACAAAGGGTTACACACTCATCAGCGCGCGCTGGAGGCCGGCGACACCGAGCACGGCTGCTCCGTGCATTTCGTCACCGAGGAACTCGATGGCGGACCACTGGTCGTACAGGCTGTAATACCGGTAGAGTTACAGGATTCGCCGCAGAGTCTGGCGCAGCGGGTCCATGTTCAGGAACACCTGATCTACCCGTTGGCCGTACGCTGGTTTGCCGAAGGTCGTCTAGCCCTCGGCGAGCAAGGTGCTTTACTGGATGGACAGATACTCGCGGCCAGCGGCCACTTGATTCGAAACTAG
- the purM gene encoding phosphoribosylformylglycinamidine cyclo-ligase, whose product MSKQPSLSYKDAGVDIDAGEALVERIKSVAKRTARPEVMGGLGGFGALCEIPAGYKQPVLVSGTDGVGTKLRLALNLNKHDSIGIDLVAMCVNDLVVCGAEPLFFLDYYATGKLNVETATQVVTGIGAGCELSGCSLVGGETAEMPGMYEGEDYDLAGFCVGVVEKSEIIDGSKVAAGDALLALPSSGPHSNGYSLIRKIIEVSGADIENTQLDGKPLTDLLMAPTRIYVKPLLKLIKETGAVKAMAHITGGGLLDNIPRVLPKGAQAVVDVASWTRPAVFDWLQEKGNVDENEMHRVLNCGVGMVICVAQEHVETALNVLREAGEQPWVIGQISTAAEGAAQVELKNLKAH is encoded by the coding sequence ATGAGCAAGCAACCCTCCCTGAGCTACAAGGACGCCGGTGTAGACATCGACGCCGGTGAAGCATTGGTCGAACGCATCAAGAGCGTCGCCAAGCGCACTGCGCGCCCGGAAGTCATGGGCGGCCTGGGCGGTTTCGGCGCCCTCTGCGAAATCCCGGCCGGCTACAAGCAGCCTGTGCTGGTTTCCGGTACTGACGGCGTCGGCACCAAGCTGCGCCTGGCACTGAACCTGAACAAGCACGACAGCATCGGCATCGACCTGGTTGCCATGTGCGTCAACGACCTGGTGGTGTGCGGCGCCGAGCCGCTGTTCTTCCTCGACTACTACGCTACCGGCAAACTCAACGTCGAAACCGCGACCCAGGTCGTGACCGGCATCGGCGCTGGCTGCGAACTGTCGGGTTGCTCCCTGGTTGGCGGCGAAACCGCTGAAATGCCAGGCATGTACGAAGGCGAAGACTACGACCTGGCCGGCTTCTGCGTCGGCGTCGTGGAAAAATCCGAAATCATCGACGGTTCCAAGGTTGCTGCCGGCGATGCCCTGCTCGCCTTGCCGTCTTCCGGCCCGCACTCCAACGGCTACTCGCTGATCCGCAAGATCATCGAAGTGTCCGGCGCGGACATCGAAAACACCCAGCTCGACGGCAAGCCGCTGACCGACCTGCTGATGGCCCCGACCCGCATCTACGTGAAGCCGCTGCTCAAGCTGATCAAGGAAACCGGCGCTGTCAAAGCCATGGCCCACATCACCGGTGGCGGCCTGCTGGACAACATCCCGCGCGTTCTGCCAAAAGGCGCACAAGCCGTGGTTGACGTCGCGAGCTGGACCCGTCCTGCCGTGTTCGACTGGCTGCAAGAGAAAGGCAACGTCGACGAAAACGAAATGCACCGCGTGCTGAACTGCGGCGTCGGCATGGTCATCTGCGTCGCTCAAGAGCACGTTGAAACCGCGCTGAATGTACTGCGTGAAGCCGGCGAGCAGCCTTGGGTCATCGGCCAGATCTCCACCGCTGCCGAAGGCGCGGCTCAGGTTGAACTGAAGAACCTCAAGGCTCATTGA
- a CDS encoding DUF2066 domain-containing protein, translated as MRFCKFLLVSCLSVVSLVSHAETVKGLYQVREPVNGQSPEERDQATQRALDTLVLRLTGDPKAAQSPGLAAIRKDPQQIISQYGFEAGPPEVLKVDFDPGTTEQAMRRAGLALWGANRPSILGWWLNDSTEGSSLIGDGQASAVPLRRAAQHRGLPLRLPLADLNEQIVATAPNLEGADPAPLHAASERYNADALLAVHAKEEGGQWQAKWQLWLGDKKETGSVQGADQAAVADAVMLAVNETLAPRFVAKPGASSAQLLEVQGMNLEHYASLGRLLEPFGGRVQSVDGDRIVYRVNGSVDQLRAQLSLARLQETPAGQAPAPAAPVQPAAGGAAVAAPVPAPTPQLRFRW; from the coding sequence ATGCGTTTTTGTAAATTCTTGCTTGTGAGTTGTTTGTCCGTGGTCAGCCTGGTCAGTCATGCCGAAACCGTCAAAGGCCTTTATCAGGTGCGCGAGCCGGTGAATGGCCAGTCGCCCGAGGAACGCGATCAGGCGACCCAGCGTGCGTTGGATACCTTGGTGTTGCGCCTGACCGGTGATCCCAAGGCCGCTCAAAGTCCGGGGCTGGCAGCGATTCGCAAAGATCCGCAACAGATCATCAGCCAATATGGCTTTGAAGCCGGGCCGCCGGAAGTCCTTAAAGTCGATTTCGATCCTGGCACCACCGAGCAGGCCATGCGCCGCGCCGGCCTGGCCTTGTGGGGGGCGAATCGGCCGTCGATCCTCGGCTGGTGGCTGAACGATTCCACCGAGGGATCCAGCCTGATCGGCGACGGCCAGGCCAGCGCGGTGCCGCTGCGGCGGGCTGCTCAACACCGTGGCTTGCCATTGCGCTTGCCATTGGCGGACCTGAACGAGCAGATCGTCGCGACTGCGCCGAATCTGGAGGGCGCAGATCCGGCGCCATTGCATGCGGCCTCGGAGCGCTACAACGCCGATGCTCTGCTTGCGGTACACGCCAAGGAAGAGGGTGGCCAATGGCAAGCCAAGTGGCAATTGTGGCTGGGGGATAAAAAAGAGACCGGCAGTGTGCAGGGCGCCGATCAGGCTGCCGTGGCCGATGCGGTGATGCTGGCGGTCAACGAGACCCTGGCGCCGCGGTTCGTCGCCAAGCCTGGTGCTTCGAGTGCGCAGTTGCTGGAAGTGCAAGGCATGAATCTTGAGCACTATGCGTCCCTTGGGCGCTTGCTGGAACCCTTTGGCGGGCGCGTGCAAAGTGTCGACGGCGACCGGATCGTCTATCGGGTCAATGGCAGCGTCGACCAGCTACGTGCACAACTGTCGCTGGCGAGGTTGCAGGAAACGCCAGCAGGTCAGGCACCGGCTCCGGCAGCGCCGGTTCAGCCCGCCGCCGGTGGTGCTGCCGTAGCAGCCCCGGTGCCAGCCCCGACACCGCAGTTGCGTTTTCGCTGGTAG
- a CDS encoding AI-2E family transporter — protein MADTRRWFWLGGVVLLCVFVWLLHPILTPFLVALLLAYLFDPLVDRLEKAGLSRTWGVVAVFTLFTLIFTALLLVLVPLLARQLFRLYELAPQMLDWIQHTALPWAQSKFGLSDGFWKFDKLKAAISEHMSQTTDVVGVVLSHATASGLALIGWLANLVLIPVVSFYLLRDWDLMMAKIRGLLPREREERAVSLAGECHEVLGAFVRGQLLVMVALGVIYAAGLMLVGLELGLLIGLIAGLAAIVPYMGFIIGIGAALVAGLFQFGGDLYPMLGIVAVFMVGQALEGMVLTPLLVGDRIGLHPVAVIFSILAGGELFGFTGVLLALPVAAVIMVLVRHVHDLYKDSEIYGGVDEPEL, from the coding sequence ATGGCCGATACGCGGCGTTGGTTCTGGCTCGGTGGGGTGGTCCTGCTTTGTGTGTTTGTCTGGTTGTTGCATCCGATCCTGACACCGTTTCTGGTGGCGCTGCTGTTGGCCTACCTGTTCGACCCGCTGGTGGATCGACTGGAGAAGGCGGGTTTGTCTCGAACCTGGGGTGTAGTGGCGGTGTTTACCCTGTTTACCTTGATCTTCACCGCGCTGCTGTTGGTGTTGGTGCCGCTGCTCGCCAGGCAGCTGTTTCGTTTGTATGAGCTGGCCCCGCAGATGCTCGACTGGATACAGCACACGGCGTTGCCCTGGGCGCAATCGAAGTTCGGCCTGTCGGACGGTTTCTGGAAGTTCGACAAGCTGAAGGCAGCCATCAGCGAGCACATGAGTCAGACCACCGATGTCGTCGGCGTGGTGCTGAGCCATGCCACTGCCTCGGGCCTGGCGTTGATCGGCTGGCTGGCGAATCTGGTGTTGATTCCGGTGGTGAGCTTCTACTTGCTGCGCGATTGGGACCTGATGATGGCCAAGATCCGCGGCCTGCTGCCCCGTGAGCGTGAAGAGCGTGCGGTGTCGCTGGCGGGTGAGTGCCATGAAGTGCTCGGGGCGTTCGTTCGCGGGCAGTTGCTGGTGATGGTGGCCTTGGGCGTGATCTACGCGGCAGGGCTGATGCTGGTCGGGCTGGAGCTGGGTTTGTTGATTGGCCTGATTGCCGGTCTGGCGGCGATCGTGCCGTACATGGGGTTTATCATTGGCATTGGCGCAGCGCTGGTTGCGGGCCTGTTCCAGTTCGGCGGCGATCTTTACCCGATGCTCGGTATTGTCGCGGTGTTCATGGTCGGCCAGGCGCTGGAGGGTATGGTGCTGACGCCGTTGCTGGTCGGTGACCGGATTGGCCTGCACCCGGTGGCGGTGATTTTCTCGATTCTGGCCGGTGGTGAGCTGTTTGGCTTTACCGGTGTGCTACTGGCATTGCCGGTCGCGGCGGTGATCATGGTGCTGGTGCGTCATGTGCATGATTTGTATAAGGATTCTGAAATCTACGGCGGAGTCGACGAACCGGAGCTGTAA